The Clostridia bacterium DNA segment AGATCTCAAATCCAACGTGTGTATTGTTGGCTTCACCGCCAGCATGCCAACCCCTATGATCCCATGGTAGGTACTGATAGATCTCTTTATCATCTAGGAAAGCATGCACACAAACCTGTCTGTTTGTTTCTTTTGCTTTGTATGATTTGTTCCAACGGCTAAACCAATCTCCTGCCATAACACCCGGCACTGCTGTTGAGTGCACCATTATTCCTTTCGGTATGATTTTTCTACCTGCTTTGAAACAATCGTTTCTGGTCATATACTTCTTAATGAGATTCATTACTTGTCCCCTTTCTTATTAAGCTGCTCCATGATTTCTAGTAACTTATTCGGTACGGGTAGTCCAATCCGTCCTGCATTCTCCAAGATGGAGATACCCTCATTGGATAAATAAAAGAAGATAATAGCAGTTCTTAACGCACTACCACTTCCAACAATTTCTGCATCAAGTAGATGAGCGATACCCACCAAAGCGAATATGATGACCTTCTTAAATATGCCCCTGAAACCGACCTCGCTTGAAAGCTTTCTATCAACTATCGCCACCATAATTCCCGTAATGTAATCGACAACTACAAATGCTACTAGTGCATACAAAAATCCGTCCCATCCTCCCAAGAAATAGCCAAGATATGCACCCAAGGTGCTAAAACCAAGTTGCCAAGCTGTAATAGAATACTTCATAAAATCCCTCACTTTCTAAAAAAGCGAAGCCCATACGGACTCCGCCATAACAATATGTATTGCTTCGTTGTATACTGTAAACAGGATGCACAGCTCACACCAATATAAATAAGGAGATTTCTATGAACAAGAAGTCAGCTGCCGAAAAAAGGCTTACAAGTGATATGACACTAATCATTACCCAATGTGCCTCCTGTGAAAATGATATTTTCATTGAGGGCAAACCCCGGTGCCTTGAATATGGCAAGCACCCTGACGAATACCTACTAAACAAAAAAGACTGCCCTGCCCGGATTAAACGTGACTAAGCATCTGCTTTTACGCCCGCTTGCAAGCCCTTTAAACCCGTGACTGTTTCTTCCAGTTCACGCACTCTTTGCTCAAGTGACTTCATATCCTGACTACCATTTTTCTCCTTCTCTATGAATTTCCCTTTTTCATAACT contains these protein-coding regions:
- a CDS encoding phage holin family protein, whose product is MKYSITAWQLGFSTLGAYLGYFLGGWDGFLYALVAFVVVDYITGIMVAIVDRKLSSEVGFRGIFKKVIIFALVGIAHLLDAEIVGSGSALRTAIIFFYLSNEGISILENAGRIGLPVPNKLLEIMEQLNKKGDK